The following coding sequences lie in one Palaemon carinicauda isolate YSFRI2023 chromosome 7, ASM3689809v2, whole genome shotgun sequence genomic window:
- the LOC137644097 gene encoding ATPase H(+)-transporting accessory protein 2-like has translation MANLILAAFAFSLVSLVHCGEVTVVHAPSTLRFGTASTLRVSNFDDVLTSSLGYTPKESSPWNGLTITSPFSLPTAAVVVVVHGGGVTVNQEGSTYPLKEDTTMNEVYQSVKSIVGSRAQRETLFKYISVDDDLVEDGPHSFIPTAKTLNMSVEPDATFLRELGTLMKTSMKVSEMTTTSHGGQDVIFMELNALAPLVKVYGIGSPKVNEAIDLVRNQLVRAADVMRHAYNDQVLVATATVDQLQELSRPSRSILQSTGDELDLNLASEYSSDYPAVFNIILWLSVILIFFIAFTSFAMATMDPGQDSIIYRMTNPRMKKDS, from the exons ATGGCAAATTTAATTCTTGCAGCTTTCGCATTTAGCTTGGTGTCCTTGG TGCACTGTGGGGAAGTGACTGTGGTCCATGCCCCATCAACATTAAGGTTTGGAACTGCAAGCACTCTTCGAGTATCGAATTTCGATGACGTTTTAACTTCATCTCTTGGCTATACACCTAAAGAA TCTTCACCATGGAATGGATTGACAATTACATCTCCGTTCTCCCTACCTACCGCTGCCGTTGTAGTAGTAGTTCATGGGGGCGGGGTAACTGTCAATCAAGAAGGATCTACTTATCCTCTGAAAGAAGATACGACTATGAATGAAGTGTACCAGAGTGTCAAAAGTATCGTTGGATCCAGAGCTCAGAGAGAAACTTTGTTTAAATACATCAGTGTAGATGATGA CCTTGTAGAAGATGGCCCTCATAGTTTCATCCCAACTGCTAAGACATTAAATATGTCAGTTGAGCCTGATGCGACTTTCCTTCGGGAATTAGGAACACTGATGAAGACATCCATGAAG GTCAGTGAAATGACAACCACATCTCACGGAGGGCAGGATGTAATCTTCATGGAATTGAATGCTTTGGCACCTTTGGTCAAAGTTTATGGCATCGGCTCACCAAAG GTCAATGAAGCAATTGATTTGGTAAGAAATCAGCTTGTTAGAGCTGCAGATGTCATGCGCCATGCTTATAACGACCAGGTTCTGGTTGCAACAGCAACAGTCGACCAGCTTCAAGAGCTTTCTCGTCCATCTCGTTCAATTCTTCAGTCTACTGGT GATGAGCTGGACTTGAATTTGGCATCCGAGTATTCTTCCGACTACCCTGCCGTATTCAACATCATCCTCTGGCTCTCCGTCATTTTGATCTTTTTCATTGCCTTCACTTCATTTGCCATGGCAACCATGGATCCAGGTCAAGACTCGATTATCTACAGAATGACAAACCCACGAATGAAGAAAGATAGTTAG
- the LOC137644601 gene encoding zinc finger BED domain-containing protein 5-like — protein MTGKLRGLVSRVQSIVPQVKATHCCIYREQLAVKHMPTCLKTVLEEAVKIVNFIKGKALNTRLSTVLCEEMESEHTKLLYHTEVRWLTRGKVLSRLFELREEVQIFLYECHDLYNRMHDTQWLKKLAYLSDIFSTLHGLNLSLQGKDTTIFKVQDKIQATRMKLDLWCGRIDRKDFESFPSLADFLLTSKEELDGDTKQAFKAHLQGLHSELGKYFEEPDPSFEWIRNPFVTDKVDIEKVSVNLSSKEADNLVEIATSGTLKTLFRERSLANFWAKSSQSTLDLQKLL, from the coding sequence ATGACTGGTAAACTAAGGGGCCTAGTGAGTCGGGTACAAAGCATTGTACCACAGGTAAAGGCAACACATTGTTGCATTTACCGTGAACAACTTGCTGTGAAACATATGCCTACCTGTCTTAAAACAGTTCTGGAAGAGGCAGTAAAAATTGTCAATTTTATCAAAGGGAAAGCACTGAACACCCGCTTATCTACAGTTCTGTGTGAAGAGATGGAAAGTGAACACACAAAACTCCTTTACCATACAGAGGTTCGCTGGCTGACACGGGGAAAAGTTCTTTCCCGTCTCTTTGAACTTCGTGAGGAAGTGCAAATTTTCTTGTATGAATGTCATGACCTCTATAATCGAATGCATGACACCCAGTGGCTCAAAAAACTGGCATACCTATCTGATATTTTCAGTACACTACACGGATTGAATCTGTCTTTGCAAGGAAAAGATACTACCATCTTTAAAGTGCAGGACAAAATACAGGCAACACGAATGAAGCTGGACTTGTGGTGCGGCCGCATTGACCGCAAAGATTTTGAGTCTTTTCCTTCATTAGCAGATTTCCTACTTACTTCCAAGGAAGAGCTAGATGGTGACACAAAACAAGCTTTCAAAGCCCATCTGCAAGGACTTCACtcagagttaggaaaatattttgaagaaccagACCCAAGCTTTGAGTGGATTAGAAATCCATTTGTTACAGATAAAGTAGATATAGAAAAGGTCAGTGTCAACCTGTCATCAAAAGAGGCTGATAATCTTGTCGAGATTGCAACAAGTGGGACACTGAAGACCCTATTCAGGGAAAGAAGTTTGGCCAATTTTTGGGCTAAGTCCAGCCAGAGTACCCTGGACTTGCAGAAATTGCTTTGA